One window of the Chryseotalea sp. WA131a genome contains the following:
- the accC gene encoding acetyl-CoA carboxylase biotin carboxylase subunit, producing the protein MTKIKKLLVANRGEIALRVMRSAKEMGISTVAVYSEIDRNALHVRFADEAYCIGPAPSSESYLRMEKIMDVAKKSGADAIHPGYGFLSENEEFADLVANEGLIFIGPSADSMRLMGSKLAAKEAVAKFNVPLVPGTSTPITDINEAKAIAKKIGYPILIKASAGGGGKGMRVVENENDFQNQMERAVSEATSAFGDGAVFIEKYIMKPRHIEFQIFGDQHGNVVHLFERECSIQRRHQKVVEEAPSAVLTPELRKKMGEAAVNAAKAANYYNAGTIEFIYDEDGSFYFLEMNTRLQVEHPVTEMITGLDLVKLQIKIAEGEKLPFEQKDLTINGHAIELRVCAEDPANNFLPDIGTLETYRRPQGHGVRVDDGYEEGMKIPVQYDPLLAKLVVSAETRELAMDKMIRAIDDYQISGLETTLGFGKFVMQHSAFRKGDFNTRFIEHYFKPEMLKGKPDEDEEKLASALATMVMNQTKSKQSVTSTATTPTSKWRKNRV; encoded by the coding sequence ATGACTAAAATCAAAAAACTCCTAGTAGCCAACCGTGGCGAGATTGCCTTGCGGGTGATGCGAAGCGCCAAAGAGATGGGTATCTCCACCGTGGCTGTATATAGTGAAATTGACCGCAATGCCCTGCACGTTCGGTTTGCCGATGAGGCATACTGCATCGGGCCAGCTCCTTCGTCCGAATCGTATTTGCGGATGGAAAAAATAATGGATGTGGCAAAAAAATCTGGAGCGGACGCTATTCATCCCGGCTATGGATTTTTGTCTGAGAACGAAGAATTTGCAGATTTGGTAGCAAACGAGGGATTGATTTTCATCGGCCCTTCGGCAGACTCCATGCGCTTAATGGGCAGTAAGTTGGCCGCCAAGGAAGCGGTGGCAAAATTCAATGTGCCGTTAGTGCCCGGCACCAGCACACCGATAACAGACATTAACGAAGCAAAAGCCATCGCCAAAAAAATTGGCTATCCTATTTTGATCAAAGCCAGTGCAGGTGGCGGTGGCAAAGGGATGCGCGTGGTGGAAAATGAAAACGATTTTCAAAACCAAATGGAGCGTGCCGTAAGTGAAGCTACTTCCGCCTTTGGAGATGGGGCGGTGTTTATTGAAAAGTACATCATGAAACCGCGCCACATTGAGTTTCAAATTTTTGGGGATCAACATGGCAACGTAGTCCATTTATTTGAACGCGAATGCTCCATTCAGCGCAGGCATCAAAAAGTGGTGGAAGAAGCCCCTTCTGCGGTGCTCACACCCGAACTCCGAAAAAAAATGGGTGAAGCTGCGGTAAATGCTGCCAAAGCTGCCAACTATTATAATGCGGGTACCATTGAATTTATCTATGATGAAGATGGAAGTTTTTATTTCTTGGAGATGAATACGCGCCTGCAAGTAGAACATCCGGTAACGGAGATGATTACAGGCTTGGATTTGGTGAAACTGCAAATCAAAATTGCCGAAGGCGAAAAACTTCCTTTCGAACAGAAAGACTTAACTATTAATGGCCATGCCATAGAGTTGCGGGTGTGTGCCGAAGACCCCGCCAATAACTTCTTGCCAGACATTGGCACCCTGGAAACCTACAGACGACCACAAGGCCACGGTGTGCGTGTGGACGATGGCTACGAAGAAGGGATGAAAATCCCCGTGCAATACGACCCATTATTGGCAAAGTTGGTTGTGTCTGCTGAAACGCGTGAACTGGCCATGGACAAAATGATTCGGGCGATTGATGATTATCAAATCAGTGGCCTGGAGACAACACTAGGTTTTGGAAAATTTGTGATGCAGCATTCCGCTTTCCGAAAAGGTGATTTCAACACACGCTTTATTGAACATTACTTCAAACCGGAAATGTTAAAAGGCAAACCGGATGAGGATGAAGAAAAGTTAGCATCCGCTTTGGCAACGATGGTCATGAACCAAACCAAGTCAAAGCAATCCGTCACTTCAACCGCCACCACACCAACCAGCAAGTGGCGCAAAAATCGCGTTTAA
- a CDS encoding IS1380 family transposase, with product MEHHYTDKLVTAWGGMKEMKILIDQTGISKKLAELGLPESKSNNRIDAVGIIESFWVGIWIGCFRFSHTAVVRVDEVLRQIFGWKRVASGTTFGRFFKKFTPSMNHQIFIELYTWFFEQIQFDNYTLDMDSSVITRYGEQEGSKKGYNPKKPGRGSHHPLFAFVNDIRMVANCWNRSGNTGSNSNCIHFLEETFAILKNKTVGLFRADSGFCTGTVLDFIEQRNIPYVIACKLYANLQASIYGITQWNAIGEGLWVSEINYQQGGWGKARRIVVIKQSEEIRARATGKKLKTLFSSVGIADEKVYRKRYHAFVTNQALPATEIWEQYKRRGDAENRIKELKEDFGTEGFCMDSFCATETAMRFVMVAYNLMSLFRQITHQKQPQPKLSTLRFNCFAVGSWVEQEAQKWVLKMSVPLKRRQWYDGLFSNVQKINLPLSLTG from the coding sequence ATGGAACACCACTATACCGATAAATTAGTAACAGCGTGGGGCGGGATGAAAGAGATGAAAATATTGATTGACCAAACTGGGATCAGCAAGAAGTTGGCCGAGCTTGGTTTGCCTGAGAGCAAGAGTAACAACCGGATAGATGCCGTGGGTATAATAGAGAGTTTTTGGGTGGGCATCTGGATTGGTTGCTTTCGTTTTAGTCACACAGCGGTGGTGCGGGTTGATGAAGTGTTGCGCCAGATATTTGGATGGAAGCGGGTTGCTTCGGGGACCACCTTCGGGCGTTTCTTTAAAAAGTTTACGCCCTCAATGAACCACCAAATTTTCATTGAACTGTACACGTGGTTTTTTGAGCAGATCCAATTCGACAATTACACGTTGGATATGGACAGCAGTGTGATCACCCGTTACGGGGAACAGGAGGGCAGCAAAAAAGGGTACAACCCCAAGAAGCCTGGCCGTGGCAGCCATCATCCCTTGTTTGCTTTTGTCAATGACATACGCATGGTGGCCAATTGCTGGAACCGCAGCGGCAATACAGGGAGCAACAGCAACTGCATCCATTTTTTAGAAGAGACCTTTGCCATCCTCAAAAACAAAACAGTAGGGTTGTTCAGGGCCGATAGTGGGTTTTGTACCGGTACAGTCTTGGATTTCATTGAGCAGAGAAATATCCCCTACGTCATTGCCTGTAAGCTGTATGCCAATTTACAAGCCAGCATTTATGGTATCACCCAATGGAATGCGATAGGCGAAGGCTTATGGGTATCGGAAATAAACTACCAGCAAGGCGGCTGGGGCAAAGCCCGTAGGATTGTGGTCATCAAACAAAGTGAAGAAATCAGGGCCAGGGCAACGGGTAAGAAGCTCAAGACATTATTCAGCAGCGTGGGCATAGCGGACGAAAAAGTGTACCGCAAAAGGTACCATGCCTTTGTCACTAACCAAGCCCTGCCGGCAACAGAAATATGGGAACAATATAAGCGCAGGGGTGATGCCGAAAACAGGATCAAGGAGTTGAAAGAAGATTTCGGTACAGAAGGCTTTTGCATGGATAGTTTTTGTGCTACTGAAACAGCTATGCGCTTTGTGATGGTAGCCTATAATTTGATGAGCCTGTTCCGCCAAATAACCCATCAAAAACAGCCACAGCCCAAGCTTTCCACATTAAGGTTCAACTGCTTTGCAGTTGGAAGTTGGGTGGAGCAGGAAGCCCAAAAATGGGTACTGAAAATGTCCGTCCCACTCAAAAGAAGGCAATGGTATGATGGATTATTCTCAAATGTCCAAAAAATAAACCTGCCACTAAGTCTGACTGGATAG
- a CDS encoding DUF3667 domain-containing protein, whose product MTDHTSETHTCKSCGNHFIGNYCNQCGEKILRPADRSFKAFLSNILIAITFADSKMIKTLWLVLKKPGFVSYEFANGRRINYLKPISLFFVLNLIYFFFPVIQLFNASLKTQLGSPLGKILYQNIVAHRVLDLKMAVPSFELIYNLKTASLAKLIVMVFVVIASLPLNLLYWKKNRYFTDHVGYTVELACFNLFVNAIVLSLFAAFLGAGKYLDETVLTVIFICTNLYFVLRSGYQFYGEKGWRLILKSIVMILFLKLSLEIYRAILFFVTLWSL is encoded by the coding sequence ATGACCGACCACACTTCAGAAACCCACACCTGCAAAAGCTGCGGTAACCATTTTATTGGCAATTACTGCAACCAATGTGGTGAGAAAATTTTGCGCCCTGCCGACCGATCGTTTAAAGCATTCCTGAGCAACATCTTAATCGCTATCACCTTTGCGGATAGCAAAATGATAAAGACGCTTTGGCTGGTGTTGAAAAAACCGGGGTTTGTTTCATACGAGTTTGCGAATGGCCGCAGAATAAATTACCTCAAACCAATTTCACTCTTTTTCGTATTGAACTTGATTTATTTTTTCTTTCCAGTGATCCAATTGTTTAACGCCTCACTCAAAACACAGTTAGGCTCACCATTGGGCAAAATACTATATCAAAATATAGTCGCACATAGAGTCTTAGATTTGAAAATGGCAGTGCCGTCTTTTGAATTAATCTATAATTTAAAAACTGCCAGTTTGGCGAAGTTGATAGTGATGGTCTTCGTGGTCATTGCCTCACTACCACTCAACCTATTGTACTGGAAAAAGAACCGCTACTTTACCGACCATGTTGGGTATACGGTAGAGTTAGCATGTTTTAATTTATTTGTGAATGCCATTGTGCTTTCACTCTTCGCAGCATTTTTAGGTGCCGGCAAGTATTTAGACGAAACCGTGCTAACCGTTATTTTTATTTGTACCAATCTCTATTTTGTATTGAGGTCTGGTTATCAGTTCTATGGCGAAAAAGGATGGCGATTGATTTTGAAGTCAATCGTAATGATCCTGTTCTTAAAACTTTCGTTGGAAATTTACCGGGCGATACTCTTTTTTGTTACCCTTTGGTCGTTGTAG
- a CDS encoding DNA-3-methyladenine glycosylase translates to MKLPNSFYQRQNVTTIAKELIGKVLVTNVNNKLTSGIIVETEAYSYKERGCHAFKGMTPRNKVMFEEGGVTYVYLCYGIHHLFNVVTNQKDKADAVLIRALEPLVGQSVMQERMKTKSLNKITSGPGKLTKALGIDRNHNGLFLQNHEIWIEEGSSRVLAKSILASPRIGIDYAGEDAKLPWRFTLKGSEWVSGR, encoded by the coding sequence GTGAAACTGCCCAACTCCTTTTACCAACGGCAAAATGTGACCACCATTGCCAAAGAACTGATTGGTAAAGTGCTGGTAACCAACGTTAACAATAAGTTAACGAGTGGGATTATAGTAGAAACGGAGGCATACTCTTACAAAGAACGCGGCTGCCATGCTTTCAAAGGCATGACGCCACGAAACAAAGTAATGTTTGAAGAGGGTGGCGTAACTTACGTTTACCTCTGTTATGGCATCCACCATTTGTTCAATGTAGTCACCAACCAAAAAGACAAAGCGGATGCGGTCTTGATTCGGGCATTGGAGCCGTTGGTCGGGCAAAGCGTTATGCAAGAAAGGATGAAAACAAAATCCCTGAATAAAATCACAAGTGGTCCTGGGAAACTAACGAAGGCGTTGGGCATTGACCGAAACCATAATGGGTTATTTTTGCAGAATCATGAAATTTGGATTGAAGAAGGTTCATCACGCGTGCTGGCAAAAAGCATTTTGGCCTCGCCACGTATTGGCATTGATTATGCAGGTGAAGATGCGAAGTTGCCTTGGAGGTTTACGCTGAAGGGAAGCGAGTGGGTGAGTGGGCGTTAA
- a CDS encoding sodium:solute symporter, which produces MNWLDWLILFGTIASIVLYGTWKTRGAKNIDGYLKGDNTMKWWMMGVSIMATQASAITFLSTPGQAIEDGMRFIQFYFGLPLAMVIIAVTMVPIYYRLKVYTAYEYLETRFDLKTRTLAAILFLILRGLSAGITLFAPSLVLSTILGWNIFITTFLIGILVIVYTVSGGTKAVSLTQRQQMTVIMGGMLLAGVIAYRLLPSHVSFGDTIQLAGELGKLNIVTTNFSWNDRFNIWSGLIASTFLFLSYFGTDQSQVGRYLGGKSIRESRMGLIFNGLLKIPMQFIILFIGVLVFVFYLFVQPPIFHNQTLRQQAMQTAQADSIRLLENHYDGLYQLKREAVDGLLKGIQTEDALLKKSSKANYYEIQEKENAIRKEVKSTIASAVPLAKTQDRDYIFLNFVLNYLPHGLIGLLLAVMFSAAMSSMASELNALASTTTVDIYKRSVMKNGSEKHYLNASKSFTIMWALIAMVFAALANFAENLIQYVNIVGSLFYGTILGIFLVAFYLKKVGSNAVFIAALIGEGVVLTCYFLFYEQIAFLYYNIIGCAVVIAIAIFIQLFWKSETIKKAES; this is translated from the coding sequence TTGAACTGGCTCGATTGGTTAATTCTCTTTGGTACCATTGCTTCCATTGTTCTGTACGGAACCTGGAAAACCCGTGGCGCAAAAAATATTGATGGTTATTTGAAAGGCGATAACACCATGAAGTGGTGGATGATGGGCGTTTCCATTATGGCCACACAAGCAAGTGCCATCACTTTTCTTTCCACACCCGGCCAAGCCATTGAAGACGGCATGCGGTTCATTCAATTTTATTTTGGATTGCCGCTGGCCATGGTCATCATTGCCGTCACCATGGTGCCCATTTACTATCGACTGAAAGTATACACAGCTTACGAATATTTAGAAACGCGTTTCGATTTAAAGACGCGGACCTTGGCTGCCATCTTGTTTTTGATTTTGCGCGGACTTTCTGCGGGCATCACATTGTTTGCGCCATCTTTGGTGCTGTCTACTATTTTAGGTTGGAATATTTTCATTACCACTTTTTTGATCGGAATTTTGGTTATCGTTTACACCGTATCGGGAGGAACCAAAGCAGTGAGTTTGACACAACGCCAACAAATGACCGTGATAATGGGAGGGATGTTGCTGGCAGGAGTGATCGCCTATCGTTTGTTACCGAGCCATGTTTCGTTTGGTGATACCATTCAGTTGGCAGGTGAGTTGGGAAAATTAAATATTGTTACAACAAACTTTAGCTGGAACGACCGCTTCAATATTTGGTCCGGATTAATTGCTTCTACTTTTTTGTTTTTATCCTACTTCGGCACCGACCAATCTCAAGTGGGGCGCTACCTAGGAGGTAAATCCATTCGTGAAAGCCGAATGGGTTTGATTTTTAACGGACTGTTGAAAATCCCCATGCAGTTTATCATTTTATTTATTGGGGTGTTGGTGTTTGTCTTTTACCTTTTTGTGCAGCCACCTATTTTTCATAACCAGACACTGCGTCAACAAGCCATGCAAACCGCTCAGGCAGATTCTATTCGTTTGCTTGAAAATCACTACGATGGTTTGTATCAATTGAAACGAGAAGCAGTGGATGGTTTATTGAAAGGAATTCAAACGGAAGATGCTTTATTAAAGAAATCATCCAAAGCCAATTATTACGAAATTCAAGAAAAAGAAAATGCCATCCGCAAAGAAGTAAAGTCAACTATTGCATCGGCTGTGCCGCTGGCCAAAACACAAGACCGTGATTATATTTTTCTCAATTTTGTATTGAACTATCTGCCTCACGGGTTAATTGGGTTGTTGTTGGCCGTTATGTTTTCAGCAGCGATGTCGAGCATGGCATCTGAGCTAAACGCATTGGCCTCTACCACCACAGTGGATATTTATAAGCGTTCAGTTATGAAGAATGGCTCGGAAAAACACTACCTGAATGCATCCAAGTCATTTACCATTATGTGGGCGTTGATTGCTATGGTATTTGCTGCATTGGCCAACTTTGCCGAAAATCTAATTCAGTATGTGAATATAGTAGGTTCGCTTTTTTATGGAACTATTTTAGGGATTTTTTTGGTAGCCTTTTATTTGAAAAAGGTTGGCAGTAATGCGGTATTCATAGCTGCCCTGATAGGCGAGGGGGTTGTATTAACTTGCTACTTTTTGTTTTATGAGCAGATTGCCTTTCTGTACTACAACATTATCGGTTGTGCGGTGGTTATTGCAATCGCAATTTTTATTCAATTGTTTTGGAAATCCGAGACAATAAAAAAGGCAGAGTCATAA
- a CDS encoding DUF1015 domain-containing protein, with translation MAEIKPIRAWRYNSSLVGEIDELTSPLFDVVSDKQRKALYQNEYNSIHLSVPQGNNPVESAGRLLKEWKANGVIVQDAIAGIYVYFQYFKLAGNPKEYCRKGFICHIRANDWEENVILRHENTIPKAVNDRIELLEKTMLHASPTHGLYTDTDFELEQYMDEAMRSPIYETEDYQGVRDVLAVIHDAKIIKKFIHVIEAKKIILADGHHRYESSLALKHKLQLENLNHTGQEGYNFHLMYLTNTENGDLRILPTHRLINGLRTFNQEEVVKKLTEDFEIKLLDDSDTVNEIIHGKKWAFGILFKETAYKVKLKPEAIHKLKWNFPNEIKELDLTVLHYFIIEKILGIAGKDQRGSDNIGFDRSFSDCLAKVIRGDVQMAIITQEVSIEEVKKVCASGYTMPQKSTYFYPKVIGGFLFSSIKEDEFYIPPYSRF, from the coding sequence ATGGCAGAAATTAAACCGATTCGGGCGTGGCGCTATAATTCTTCATTAGTAGGCGAAATCGATGAACTTACCTCTCCCCTCTTTGATGTTGTCTCAGATAAGCAACGAAAAGCACTTTATCAAAATGAGTACAACTCCATCCATCTTTCAGTTCCTCAAGGAAACAATCCTGTTGAATCAGCAGGAAGATTATTGAAAGAATGGAAAGCGAATGGTGTGATTGTACAAGATGCCATTGCCGGAATCTACGTTTACTTTCAATATTTTAAATTAGCAGGAAACCCAAAAGAATATTGCCGCAAGGGTTTCATTTGCCACATCCGCGCCAACGACTGGGAGGAGAATGTGATTCTGCGACACGAGAACACCATACCCAAAGCTGTAAATGATCGCATTGAATTGTTGGAAAAAACAATGTTGCACGCCAGCCCTACGCATGGGCTTTACACCGATACCGATTTTGAACTAGAGCAGTACATGGACGAAGCCATGCGATCGCCCATTTATGAAACCGAAGATTATCAAGGTGTGCGCGATGTGCTGGCCGTGATACACGATGCCAAAATCATCAAGAAGTTTATCCATGTAATTGAAGCAAAAAAAATAATTCTAGCCGATGGTCATCATCGCTATGAAAGTTCGCTGGCTTTGAAGCACAAACTGCAGTTGGAAAATCTAAACCACACGGGCCAAGAAGGGTACAATTTTCACCTGATGTATTTGACCAATACAGAGAATGGTGATTTGCGGATATTGCCTACGCACCGGCTCATAAACGGATTGAGAACCTTCAACCAAGAAGAGGTGGTGAAAAAATTGACTGAAGATTTTGAAATAAAATTGCTCGATGACTCCGATACGGTAAACGAAATCATTCACGGAAAAAAATGGGCTTTCGGAATTTTGTTTAAAGAAACAGCCTACAAAGTCAAATTAAAGCCAGAGGCGATTCATAAACTGAAATGGAACTTCCCTAATGAAATCAAAGAACTTGATTTAACTGTTTTGCACTACTTTATTATTGAAAAGATTTTAGGCATTGCCGGAAAAGACCAGCGCGGCTCCGATAACATTGGGTTTGACCGAAGTTTTTCGGATTGCTTGGCCAAAGTAATCCGCGGAGACGTGCAGATGGCCATTATCACGCAAGAAGTAAGCATTGAAGAAGTGAAAAAGGTGTGCGCCAGTGGATATACCATGCCGCAGAAATCAACCTACTTTTACCCCAAAGTGATTGGTGGATTTTTGTTTAGTTCCATAAAAGAAGATGAATTTTACATTCCCCCTTATTCTCGGTTCTAA
- a CDS encoding DUF2911 domain-containing protein — protein sequence MKNILAIALIVVGLVAQAQVQTPQPSPAASVSTNVGLTDIKIDYSRPSAKGRKIFGTEPTAVVPFGAIWRTGANNGTKISFSENVKVEGIEVAKGEYLIFSWPGASEWTISLYKDIKLGGNTGGYDKTQEAANFKVKNEKLTERVETLTFEISDIAADSKTAKVQLAWENTSVKFTVGVDYDAKVMKSIEASTKVNPNNYFQAAVYYLENGKDLKQANEWINKAVEANPTAFWILYQKARILTKLGDKAGALASSKLSWEEAKKANNRDYQMMNEDLQKGLK from the coding sequence ATGAAAAACATTTTAGCAATTGCATTGATAGTGGTTGGCCTTGTTGCCCAAGCTCAAGTGCAAACCCCACAGCCTAGCCCTGCGGCATCGGTTTCTACGAATGTAGGATTGACCGACATCAAAATCGACTACTCACGACCAAGTGCCAAAGGCAGAAAGATTTTTGGCACTGAGCCAACCGCTGTAGTTCCGTTTGGAGCCATCTGGAGAACCGGTGCCAACAACGGAACAAAAATCTCCTTCAGCGAAAATGTGAAAGTTGAAGGCATTGAAGTTGCCAAAGGAGAATACCTAATCTTTTCATGGCCTGGTGCTAGCGAATGGACAATCTCATTGTACAAAGACATTAAGTTAGGAGGAAACACAGGCGGTTACGACAAGACACAAGAGGCAGCCAACTTTAAAGTGAAAAATGAAAAATTGACCGAGCGCGTAGAGACATTGACTTTTGAAATTAGCGACATCGCAGCCGATAGCAAAACGGCCAAAGTACAATTAGCGTGGGAAAACACGTCTGTAAAATTCACCGTTGGTGTAGACTACGATGCCAAAGTGATGAAGTCGATTGAGGCAAGCACGAAAGTAAACCCTAACAACTACTTTCAAGCGGCTGTTTACTATTTAGAAAACGGAAAGGATTTAAAGCAAGCAAACGAGTGGATCAACAAAGCCGTAGAAGCGAATCCTACCGCATTTTGGATTTTATATCAAAAAGCTAGAATCTTAACGAAGCTTGGAGATAAGGCTGGTGCATTGGCGTCCTCAAAACTATCATGGGAAGAAGCTAAAAAAGCTAACAACCGTGACTATCAAATGATGAACGAAGATCTTCAAAAAGGTTTGAAGTAA
- a CDS encoding tetratricopeptide repeat protein has product MAKVIAFPNQYNPEKFGFKPVRKTRLTQQGKPGQLNLFEGGKVVSLHQLSVFEEALWLDEHHDKNAKELYLKAIDKSDSTADAYCNLGILESKDENYSKAIDYFTLSLKEEPRHYESHYNLANVYAEIGNLLLAKIHYQTSIEIEPTFPNNYFNLGLTLALNREYRLAIEALKSFERLVLASERKHSSELIANLEMSL; this is encoded by the coding sequence ATGGCCAAAGTAATTGCTTTTCCAAACCAATACAATCCTGAGAAATTTGGTTTTAAGCCCGTTCGCAAAACGCGGCTTACCCAGCAGGGCAAACCTGGCCAACTCAATTTGTTTGAAGGTGGCAAAGTGGTTAGCCTCCATCAACTTTCGGTTTTTGAAGAGGCTCTTTGGCTGGATGAGCATCATGACAAAAATGCAAAGGAACTGTACCTGAAAGCGATTGATAAGTCTGATTCAACGGCAGATGCATATTGCAATTTGGGCATTTTAGAATCAAAGGATGAAAATTACAGTAAAGCCATTGACTATTTTACACTTTCGCTGAAGGAAGAGCCAAGGCATTACGAATCGCATTATAACTTAGCCAATGTATATGCCGAAATTGGCAATCTGTTGTTAGCTAAAATTCATTACCAGACCTCCATTGAAATTGAGCCTACCTTTCCTAATAATTATTTTAATTTGGGGTTGACCCTTGCCCTCAATAGAGAATATAGGTTAGCAATTGAAGCTTTGAAATCATTCGAACGATTGGTTTTGGCCAGCGAACGAAAGCATTCTTCAGAGTTAATTGCCAATTTAGAAATGTCACTTTAG
- a CDS encoding type II toxin-antitoxin system RelE/ParE family toxin codes for MVQVKWAQLAKDDLKEIYFYIARDSVKFAKIQTLKIRDKSKILAKHPLFGKPVPEYRDNRYRELIEGRYRIIYKLVNETRIDILTYIIQLRI; via the coding sequence ATGGTTCAAGTAAAATGGGCTCAACTGGCAAAAGATGATTTAAAAGAAATCTACTTTTATATAGCTCGTGACTCAGTCAAGTTTGCAAAGATTCAAACTTTGAAAATTCGGGATAAATCGAAAATCCTTGCCAAGCATCCTCTATTCGGAAAACCAGTTCCTGAGTATCGAGACAATCGGTACAGAGAATTGATCGAAGGTCGCTACCGAATAATCTATAAATTGGTTAACGAAACTCGAATCGATATTTTAACATACATCATTCAGCTAAGAATCTAG
- a CDS encoding OmpA family protein → MRNIFFALSFFWISLASWAQAPSLLNINSPYDEQNPVLSPDGKALYFTIAKHPQNVGGKNDLGDIWVSIFLNGQWQKPIHGGSAINNENYNAVVGFSDVGDLYLWGHYAKGVVTTQGISVSQKNENDWSVPQNISIPYFLNRSPNSSGFINRSANIFVFSAESYNTLGGEDIYVSFKKNNKWSEPLNLGKNINTPFQEMTPTLSDDSRTLYFASNGRGGLGSFDLFVSNRLDESWEKWSTPIGLGEQVNSESRELYFRKYEEKGYSLFTSTHDSNRYGVIKVLADSVFEAKPKIDTLLKIREKDYSRNTTNAILLFGKVTNAKTKVGIPAALKFRSDSSFSILASANGQYKVSIPSTKAYTIEIELKGYVNVVERLDLKTIELNALEMSFSLQPIEVGALVNLKSVLFYMGTTALLEESFAELDAVVDFMKINPKVEIELEGHTDNRGDAKKNVVLSQQRVEKIKSYLVSKGIPSKRIKGKGFGGSRPIASSDSEEARKMNRRVDFLITKN, encoded by the coding sequence ATGAGAAATATTTTTTTTGCGCTTTCTTTTTTTTGGATTTCGCTTGCGAGTTGGGCGCAAGCTCCATCGTTGCTCAACATCAATTCACCATATGATGAACAGAATCCTGTACTTAGCCCCGATGGCAAAGCATTGTATTTTACCATTGCCAAGCACCCGCAAAACGTAGGGGGCAAAAATGATTTGGGTGATATCTGGGTTTCGATTTTTTTAAATGGCCAATGGCAAAAACCTATTCATGGTGGAAGTGCCATCAACAACGAAAACTACAATGCCGTGGTTGGCTTTAGCGATGTGGGCGATTTGTATTTGTGGGGGCATTATGCAAAAGGCGTTGTAACGACTCAAGGAATTTCGGTCTCTCAAAAAAATGAAAATGACTGGAGCGTACCTCAAAATATTTCCATCCCCTATTTTTTAAATCGCTCTCCAAATAGCAGTGGGTTCATCAATCGCTCTGCCAATATTTTCGTGTTCTCGGCAGAATCGTACAACACTTTAGGAGGAGAGGATATTTATGTTTCGTTTAAAAAAAATAACAAATGGTCGGAGCCGCTGAACCTTGGAAAGAACATCAACACACCATTTCAAGAGATGACACCGACATTGAGTGATGATAGTCGCACCTTGTATTTTGCCAGCAACGGTCGTGGTGGGTTGGGTAGTTTCGATTTGTTTGTATCGAATCGATTGGACGAAAGCTGGGAAAAATGGTCAACGCCTATTGGGCTTGGTGAGCAAGTAAATTCAGAATCGCGTGAATTGTACTTTAGAAAGTACGAAGAGAAGGGTTATTCATTGTTTACTTCTACCCACGACAGCAATCGATATGGCGTGATAAAAGTATTGGCCGATTCTGTGTTTGAGGCGAAACCTAAGATTGATACGCTTTTAAAAATCAGAGAAAAGGATTATTCAAGAAACACTACCAACGCCATTCTACTTTTTGGTAAGGTAACAAATGCCAAAACAAAAGTGGGCATTCCAGCAGCATTGAAGTTTCGTTCTGATTCTTCCTTTTCAATTTTAGCATCTGCCAACGGTCAGTACAAAGTGAGCATTCCTTCTACCAAAGCTTATACCATTGAGATTGAATTGAAGGGGTATGTAAATGTGGTAGAGCGTTTGGATTTAAAAACCATTGAGCTAAACGCGTTGGAGATGAGTTTTTCCCTTCAACCCATTGAGGTAGGGGCGCTCGTGAATTTGAAAAGCGTTTTGTTTTATATGGGCACCACAGCGTTGCTCGAAGAATCATTTGCCGAATTGGATGCCGTGGTTGATTTTATGAAAATAAACCCAAAAGTTGAAATTGAGCTAGAAGGCCATACCGACAATAGGGGAGACGCTAAAAAGAACGTGGTGCTTTCGCAACAACGAGTAGAGAAAATAAAATCGTATTTGGTTAGTAAGGGTATTCCATCCAAGCGCATAAAAGGAAAAGGGTTTGGCGGCTCACGGCCGATTGCATCTAGCGATAGTGAAGAAGCGCGTAAAATGAATAGACGGGTTGATTTTTTGATTACCAAGAATTAG